A section of the Pygocentrus nattereri isolate fPygNat1 chromosome 18, fPygNat1.pri, whole genome shotgun sequence genome encodes:
- the zpld1a gene encoding zona pellucida-like domain-containing protein 1a, with translation MERICLILLLLYKLSIVKAQFNGFNCDANFHSRFPAERDISVYCGVQTITLKINFCPVLFSGYTDTDLALNGRHGDAHCRGFINNNTFPTVVLFSISLSTLEACGNSLVVATAHGPNAYGNLSLVQIGSISGYIDTPDPPTVISYLPGLLYKFSCSYPLEYLVNNTQLASSAAAISVKDSNGTFVSTLNLLLYNDSTYIQNLAIPMAGLTLKTRVFAAVKATNLDRRWNVLMDYCYTTPSGNPNDQLRYDLFFGCDKDPQTTVFENGKSQMGRFSFEVFRFVKHKNQKMSTVFLHCVTKLCQADDCPMLMPICGKRKKRDVTESTDSHAASGNAVLTAGPIITRSEETPTNNSQLAQLNSTPLKMNSVTSALVSGIIILAVMSICFFIFSLTLLKGKRPPPMPLSGAHNPAFS, from the exons ATGGAACGTATATGTTTGATTCTTTTGCTGTTATATAAATTATCGATAGTGAAGGCACAATTCAATGGATTCAACTGTGATGCCAACTTTCATAGCCGTTTTCCTG CTGAGCGGGACATCAGTGTGTACTGTGGGGTGCAAACCATCACTCTGAAGATTAATTTCTGCCCAGTGCTTTTCTCCGGCTACACCGACACTGACCTGGCTTTGAACGGCCGCCATGGCGATGCCCACTGCAGAGGGTTCATTAACAACAACACCTTCCCTACGGTGGTGCTGTTCAGCATCAGCCTGAGCACGCTGGAGGCCTGTGGCAACTCGCTAGTG GTGGCCACGGCTCACGGGCCCAATGCCTATGGAAACCTGTCATTGGTGCAGATTGGGAGTATATCAGGCTACATTGACACACCTGACCCTCCAACTGTCATCAGCTATCTGCCTGGCCTGCTTTATAAGTTCAGCTGCAGCTATCCACTGGAGTACCTGGTGAACAACACTCAGCTAGCATC GTCTGCGGCAGCCATTTCAGTGAAGGACAGTAATGGTACATTTGTGAGCACGCTGAACCTGCTGCTGTACAAC GACTCCACATACATCCAAAATCTGGCCATCCCCATGGCTGGCCTCACTCTGAAGACCCGTGTGTTTGCTGCTGTGAAGGCCACTAACCTGGACAGAAG GTGGAATGTGCTGATGGATTACTGCTACACCACTCCCTCTGGGAATCCTAACGACCAGCTTCGATACGACCTTTTCTTTGG ATGTGATAAGGACCCTCAGACAACCGTGTTTGAGAATGGGAAGAGCCAGATGGGTCGGTTCTCCTTTGAGGTGTTCCGCTTTGTCAAGCACAAGAACCAGAAGATGTCTACCGTTTTCCTGCACTGCGTGACCAAACTGTGCCAAGCTGATGACTGTCCCATGCTCATGCCG ATCTGTGGGAAGCGTAAGAAAAGGGACGTGACGGAAAGCACAGACTCTCATGCAGCATCTGGGAATGCTGTTTTAACTGCAGGACCCATTATTACCAGGAGCG AAGAAACCCCAACCAATAACTCTCAGCTAG cTCAGCTAAACAGCACTCCATTGAAGATGAACTCCGTAACAAGTGCACTGGTTTCAGGCATCATCATCCTCGCAGTAATGAGCATATGTTTCTTCATCTTCTCGCTGACGCTCCTGAAGGGGAAACGGCCTCCACCAATGCCGCTGTCAGGAGCCCACAACCCTGCTTtcagctaa